The DNA sequence ACACCTACTTGTATTTATTTTTTGTTAAATTTTCATACGGTTTAACTTCAGTTTTGTTATATTTATAAAAATGAGTTGTTTGTTTCATATGAATTTTTATCGTTTCATTTTTGATTTTTCCTGTTGCAGTAATATCAAAAGTAAGTTTTTTAGGTAAGCTTTTGTCATCTTGTAGTGTTAAATTAAAATTACCTTTTTTAATTTTTAAATCATCTATATTACTTAAGAATTTTTGATCTATTAATGGAGATTGACTGTAACCTAGTTGATATAAATATTTCATGACGCTTCCAGTGCCTTCGTATGATAAAGTACGATTATCAATATTGATATCATCTTCAATTGGTTTTAATAAACTTTGATTAAAAGTCGTTAAGTCGAACCAGTCTTGACCAAGTTTTTGATAGTAATCTACTTCTGCATTTTGAGCATTATAGTTTAAGTAATGTGACTTTGGTGAAGATTTTAAGTCGTTAGAATCAATGTAAATACTCTTGTTATTTGTTTTGAATTGCTTATGATTACTTTTTTGTTCAATATCAAACGCCATTTTATCGTGATGGTTCGTACGACCATAAGATAACTGGTTTAACTTTGTTTGTTTATCTTGAAAATCAACAGTTGTTTCATTTTCAGATTTAATTGAATGCGTATCAATTTTTTTAATATTTTTTTGAAATGATTCAATAGCTTCACTGCTATTCTTATAATTACTTTGACCTTGTGGACTACAACTTGCTAGAATAAAGGTAATTGTTAATACAAAGGTCGTTAAAATGAACTTTTTCAATAGTTTCTACCTGCCTTATAAAATATATATACAGTTTATCATAATCAATGAAAGAGGTCGTGTATCATGCGTTATATAGATCCAAACGGTTTGAATGTTGATTTATTTTTTAAACATCATTCAGAAGAACAACATGCTAAACATGTACTTGCGATTCCGATTTATAAAAATAAACTTATTTTAACTCACCATAAAATAAGAGGTATTGAATTTCCTGGTGGCAAAGTTGAGCAGAATGAATCGAATCATGAAGCGGTGGTTAGAGAACTTTATGAAGAAACAGGTGCAATAGCAAAAGAAGTCTATTTTATAGCGTCATATATCGTTCATGATAAAATACCTTTTGATAAAGATGTATATATTATCAACGTTGACGAAATTGAACAACTAGACAGTTATTATGAAACGTACGGTCCATTAATTGTTCATAATGTAAACGAAGTGAAAGAACAAGATAAAAGCTTTTTATTAAAAGACAAAGCGATATTAAAGTGTGTCGAAAGGATGTATGAACTTGGATTTCTTAAGTAGAAAAAGAATGCCTGTATTTTTTCAAGATCATATAACAAATGAAGTGGTCTATTCGGTGGACGGATTAAAAGTAAGAGGCCTGTTAATGTCTCCACACGCTGAAGTAAAGAGAATCGTTGTTTATTTGCGCGGTGGTAAAGGACAAGTAGGGAGAGTGCGACCTGCAAGAATGGCACAATTCAAAAATGAAAACACCGTTGTATTTGCGCCATATTATAGAGGAAGTAATGGTAGTGAAGGTAGAGATCATTTCTGTGGAGATGATTTAAATGATGTTATTATTGGTATTCATATTTTAAAAGCGCAATATCCTGACATTCCAGTTCATATGATAGGTTTTTCAAGAGGTGGTATTCAAGGCTTGCTTACTTACCAAACAGTACAAGCGACAAGTTATATAATATGGGGAGGCGTAACAGATATGCTCATGATGTACAATGAGCGTATAGAACTCCGTAGTATGTTACGACGTATGATTGGTCACCCGAAAAAACAACGCGAAAAATATGAACAAAGAAATGCGATAAAAGATATTCATGAAGATAGCCCACCAGTACTGATTGTACATGGAGACCATGATCAACAAGTAAACATCAATATGGCTTACCATTTAGAAGAACATTTAAAAAAAGAACAAGTAAAATATAAAACGATTTATGAAAAAGGGGAAGGTCATGTATTTCGTCCCGCAGTTGAAAAAGAAACGTTACAACAAATTCATAGTTGGATGGATGAATGTGAGCAAAAATAAATAGAATAAAAAAAGTCTGGCGCAATGTCCAGACTTTTTTATTTAACCATTGTATAAGAATCCGCCTTCTTCTTGAATATGCATTGAAGATTCGCCGAATTTGCTGAAGTTTTCTTTAAATTTTTTAGCTAATTTATGTGCTTTTTCGTCGTAAGCGTCTGATGAAACCCAAGTGTTTCTAGGGTACAGTATTTCTGATGGAACGCCTGAAACATGTGTTGGAATGCTTAATCCAAATATTTCATCTTGTACAAATTCAGAGTTTTTAATTTCTCCGCTTATTGCACGACGAATCATAGAACGTGTATGTTTTAAGTCCATTCTTGAACCGACTCCGTATTCTCCGCCAGTCCAACCTGTGTTTACGAGATAAACATCTACATCATGTTCATCAATTAATTGTCCTAATAGCTCTGCATATTTTGTAGCATGTAATGGTAAGAAAGGTGAACCGAAACAAGTTGAGAATACAGGTTGAGGACTTGTAACGCCTCTTTCAGTACCAGCTAATTTAGATGTGAAACCACTTAAGAAATGGTACATTGCTTGTGATTTATTTAATTTAGAAATTGGAGGTAATACGCCAAATGCATCTGCTGTTAAGAAAATGATTGTATTAGGGTGACCAGCAATAGATGGTGTTACAATGTTGTCTATAAAATCTATTGGATACGCCGCACGTGTATTTTCAGTTAATGAAGTATCTTCGTAATCAACTGCTCCACATGGTTTTACGCCAACATTTTCTAAAACTGTACCATAACGTATAGCATCAAAAATTTGTGGTTCTTTTTCGCGACTTAAGCTCACAGTTTTTGCGTAACATCCGCCTTCAATATTGAACACACCATTTTTATTCCAACCATGTTCATCGTCACCGATAAGCTTTCTGTTTGGATCAGCTGATAAAGTTGTTTTACCAGTTCCTGATAAACCGAAGAATAGGGCAACATCTTTATTGTAACCAACGTTTGCTGAACAATGCATGCTCATGATTCCTTTTTTAGGTAAAAGGTAGTTCATAACTGAGAAAATACCTTTTTTCATTTCTCCTGCATATTCTGTACCACCGATTAAAATGACACGGTGTTTAAATGATGTAATAATGAAAGTTTCTGAATTCGTGCCATCTGTGCTAGGATTTGCTTTAAATCCTGGTGCGCTTATAACAGTGAAATTAGGATCAATATTGAGTGCTTCTTCTTTAGTTTCTGGTCGAATAAACATGTTTTGTGCGAAGAGATTATGCCAAGGTAACTCGTTAATTACACGTAAATCCAATCGTGTTGATTCGTCAGCTCCTGCATATCCATTGAAGACATAAAGTTGTGATTTTTGGTTTAAATAGTCAATAACTTGATCATATAAATTCAAGAAGTAATGTTCTGAAATAGGTTGATTAACTGAACCCCAATCTATATCTTGTTCAGTGTCTTCTTCTTTGACTATGAATTTGTCTTTAGGAGAACGACCGGTATATTTACCAGTTTCCATTCTGATTGCTCCGGACTCCGTTAATTCACCTTCACCTGTTTCAAGAATGTGACGATATAATTCTGTTCTAGAAAGTTGTTTGTGCGTAGTTTCCTTGTTAAGAAGGTTAGTTAGTTCTGTAGATTCTGTAATTGACTGTATTGCCATAAATGACGACCCCCATGTCTAATATTAGTAGTGTAAGCATTTTCATGGGATTAGTATAACACATTGAAATATATAGTCTATACTAATGGGGGAATTTATTGTTAAAAATTTATGACATTTGAATTGTATTGTGTTGGATTGACATAATCTAAAAACTTTAGTATCATCGTTTTTGACGGATTCTCTTATCCTGAGTGGTGGAGGGACATGGACCCAATGAAACCCAGCAACCTCTTTCAATTTATGAAAGAAAGGTGCCAAACCGTTTGCAGACCAATATTGTCTGAACGATAAGAGCGAATGGACAGGTGTGCCTTCTCTCTATTATTTTTTGGGGAGAAGGCACTTTTTATTTGCACTGAGGTAGAGACCGTACAACATAATTTAAAGGAGATTTTTTATGCCAAAGAATAGAAGACTCTTCACATCTGAATCAGTAACAGAAGGACACCCAGATAAAATTGCGGACCAAATTTCTGATGCAATTTTAGACGAATTATTAAAAGGTGATCCTAAGGCTAGAGTCGCTTGTGAAACGACAGTAACAACAGGTATGGCTTTAATTGCAGGTGAAATATCTACTTCAACTTACGTGGATATTCCTAAAGTTGTAAGACAAACTGTAAAAGATATAGGATACACTAGAGCAAAGTATGGTTATGATTTCCAAACTATGGCGATATTAACAGCAATAGATGAACAATCAGCAGACATAGCTCAAGGTGTAGATTGTGCGTTAGAAGATAGAGACGATTTAACAGATAGAGAAATTGAATCAATAGGCGCTGGAGACCAAGGTTTAATGTTTGGTTATGCAACTAATGAAACAGAAACATATATGCCGTTACCAATTTACTTATCTCATCAACTTTCTAAACGTTTAACAGACGTTCGTAAAGATGGCACGCTTGATTATTTAAGACCTGATGGAAAAACTCAAGTAACGATTGAATATGATGAAAATGATAAGCCAGTAAGAGTAGATACAATTGTTATTTCATCACAACATCATGAAAAAATAGATTTAGAACAAATTCAACAAGACATTAAAGATCATGTTATATACCCAATCGTACCTAAAGCATTACTTGATGATGAAACAAAATTCTTCATTAACCCAACTGGTAGATTTGTTATCGGTGGGCCACAAGGTGATGCAGGTTTAACAGGAAGAAAAATCATCGTAGATACTTATGGTGGTTACGCTAGACATGGCGGCGGTTGTTTCAGTGGTAAAGACCCTACTAAAGTTGATAGATCTGGTGCTTATGCAGCTAGATATGTCGCGAAAAATATCGTAGCAAGTGGTCTTGCCGAAAAATGTGAAGTTCAATTTGCTTATGCAATTGGGGTTGCACAACCTGTTTCAATATCAGTTGATACATTTGGAACGGGTAAAGTTGGAGAAGATGTTTTAGTAGAGAAAATTAGAGAATTATTTGATTTAAGACCTGCTGGCATCATTCAAATGTTAAATTTAAGACAACCAATTTATAAAAAAACAGCGGCTTATGGACATTTCGGTAGAACAGATGTTCAATTACCATGGGAAGAACTTGATAAAGTAGAATTATTAAAAGACCTTGTAAAATAATTTTTCATTATGCTCTGCAAAAAGTGTAACAAAATTCATTTCTTGCAGGGCTTTTATTATGATTTTTATCGAATAAGGAGTAAAGTGTGAAATAATAACAAAAAAGTTAGAAGTATTTTAGAAATTGTAAAATAAGCATAAATAAATAAAGATTATTACAGTTAAATACTGAATTTCTTTAGAATTTTTACTATAATAGATTTAATACATACGAAAGGGAGAGATTAGCAAATATGGGTCAATTAGAACCGATTCATTATGGTTTAATCGCAGCAGTTGTCATTGCGATAATATTTATCATATTATTTTTCATTGCGTTAAGGCAAAAGAAAAAATCATTGTCTAAAATTCAAGAATCTCACGAGCAACAAAGTGAGTCACTTAAATCAGAACACAAAGAGAAATTAGATCACGAAAGAGTAGAAAACAAAAAAGTTTTAACAAAGCAAAAAGAGGAGCATCAAGAAGAAATTTCTCAAAAAGAAAGAGAAATTGACTCATTAAAGGTGTTTTCTAAGAATGAAGGGGAATATATAACAGATAGACATTTATTAGAGTTACGAGATCAACTCGTAAATGATCGTAGAATAAGACCTGAAGATATGCACATTATGGCAAACATTTTTATGCCTAAAGATCCTTTAGGTAAAATTCGCCAAGTAGATCATTTAGTCCTTACTAGAACAGGTATTTACGTTATTGATTCGAACTTAGTAAGTGGTCATATTTATCATGGTATAACAGAACAGCAGTTTAATGATTTTCCGGTATTAGGACAAGTATTCGAAACGTTGGATTTAAATCCAAACAAAGAACAAACGTTACTACTAGAAAGACAATCTAATAAAAAAACTGCAGCATTCCATTCTTACACTGATAAAGTTAAAGAAGTTGATGAAACGACTGAAGAGATTCAAAGACAACTTGAGCTTAAATATACACCAACACCAATTATTTATTTCCATCCACATGAAGTGAGTGAAGCAACAATAAGTAATTACTCACAAGATCCTAACATTAAAGTATTGGTTGGAGAAAAACAATTACAACACTTCTTTAATAAATTTGTCTTCCATGGCCGATTCCAATATAGTGTGGAAGACTTAGAACGCATTATGGACGAAATTGAAAAGTTTAATCCATAATATTTCAGCGCTGCAGATGATGTAGCGCTGTTTTTTTATAAAAATAAAAAGGTGGTTTTATTAATGAGTAAAAAACAATTTGAAGTTAAAAATCCAGCAACTGGTGAAGTAGTTGAAACATTAAATATCAACAGTGAAGATGAAATTAATGAAAAAATTGAACGATCATTTGAAGCTTTTCAAAGTTTTAAAAAGACGACTGCTCATGAACGAAGTGCATTACTTTATAAATGGAGAGAACTTATTTTAGAAAATGTAGATGAAATAGCATTAACGATGACTAAAGAAAGTGGTAAACCTTTAAAAGAATCAAAAGGTGAAGTTAAATACGCAACAGACTATATTCTTTGGTTTGCTGAAGAAGCAAAAAGAACTTACGGTAGAACAATACCAGAACATGTTGAGAATAAAAGATTAATCGTAACGAGAGCACCAGTAGGCGTTGTAGCAAGCATTACACCTTGGAACTTTCCAGCAGCAATGATGACAAGAAAAGCAGCACCAGCATTAGCGGCAGGTTGTACTTTTATATGTAAACCAGCACAAGATACACCTTTAACGACTATGAAATTTGTAGATTTAGCACATGAAGCGGGATTTGATAAAGATGTGATTCAATATGTAAATGGCTCAGGAAAAGACGTAGGTAAAATATTTACGAGTCATCCACTCATTTCTAAAATTACGTATACAGGTTCAACAACAGTTGGTAAACAATTGATGGAACAATCTAGTTCAACACTCAAAAAAATAACTTTAGAACTTGGTGGACATGCGCCACTGATCGTACATGAAGATGCTGATATTGAAAAAGCAGTGAATGGAACAATAGCATCCAAATTTAGAAATGCAGGACAAACGTGTGTATGTGCAAACAGAATATATGTCCATGAATCTATTAAAGATGATTTTGAAAAAGCATTAAAATCTGCAGTAAATGATTTAAAAGTAGGTAATGGAGAAGATGAAACAACAGATATTGGCCCAGTCATAAATGTTGATGGCTTTGAAAAAATCAAATCTCACATTGAAGATGCAGAGAGTAAAGGTGCACGAATTGTGACTGGTGGGGAAAGCTATAAAGACGGTGGATATTTCATAACACCGACTGTTTTATCAGATGTTACAGATGACATGAAAATTATGGAAGAAGAAACATTTGGACCTGTTGCACCAATACAAACTTATAAAAATTTAGACGATGTCATTAGAAAAGCAAACGATACACCATTCGGTCTTGCGGCATATTTCTTTACAGAGAACTATAGTACTGGTGTACAATTGTATGAGAACTTAGATTATGGTGTAGTCGGATGGAACGATGGTGGCCCAAGTGCAGCACATATTCCATTTGGTGGCATGAAAGAGAGTGGATTTGGTAGAGAAGGTGGTTCTGAAGGAATTGAACCATATTTAGAAACCAAAGTTGTCTCAATTTTAGTCTAAGTAATGCAAACTCCAGGAGGAATTTAAATGGCACAGAAATTAATCGAATTTTACAATGGTAACACGATACCTGCATTAGGATTAGGTACTTATAGAGTTGAAAATAACGACGAATGTAGAGCATCAGTCGAACACGCTATTAAAAGTGGCTACCGACATATTGATACTGCAAAAGTATATGAAAATGAAGAAAAAGTTGGCCAAGGTATAAAAGACGGATTAGAAGCAACTGGTTTAAAAAGAGAAGATTTATTCATTACAACGAAACTTTGGATGGCTGATTTCGGTCGTGAAAATGTACAAAAAGCATATGAAACTTCATTAGAAAAATTAGGCTTAGACTATGTAGATTTATATTTAATACATTGGCCAGGTCAAGATAAAGACTTAATTATTGAAACTTGGAAAGCTATGGAAGTTTTATATAACGAAGGTAAAGTGAAAAATATTGGCGTAAGTAATTTCAATGTTGACCATTTAGAAAATTTATTACAAGAAACATCAATCAAACCTGTAATAAACCAAATTGAATGTCATCCTTACTTAATTCAAAAAGAATTAAGAACATATTTAGAAGCACAAAAAATAGTAGCACAATCTTGGTCACCACTTATGAACGGCCAAATTTTAGAAGATGAAGTCGTTAAAGAAATAGCTGATGAATTAGGTAAAACACCAGCACAAGTTATCATCAGATGGAATATAGATGAAAATATTGTCGTTATACCAAAATCAGTTACACCAAGTAGAATTGAAGAGAATATCAATGTATTTGACTTCGAATTATCTGAAGATCAATTATCAAGATTGAACGCATTAAATAAAGACGAAAGAATTGGACCAGATCCTGGTGAATTTACAGGAAAATAGAAAGTAAAAGAGCTGAGACGTGAATG is a window from the Mammaliicoccus sp. Marseille-Q6498 genome containing:
- the ytkD gene encoding nucleoside triphosphatase YtkD, which translates into the protein MRYIDPNGLNVDLFFKHHSEEQHAKHVLAIPIYKNKLILTHHKIRGIEFPGGKVEQNESNHEAVVRELYEETGAIAKEVYFIASYIVHDKIPFDKDVYIINVDEIEQLDSYYETYGPLIVHNVNEVKEQDKSFLLKDKAILKCVERMYELGFLK
- a CDS encoding prolyl oligopeptidase family serine peptidase yields the protein MDFLSRKRMPVFFQDHITNEVVYSVDGLKVRGLLMSPHAEVKRIVVYLRGGKGQVGRVRPARMAQFKNENTVVFAPYYRGSNGSEGRDHFCGDDLNDVIIGIHILKAQYPDIPVHMIGFSRGGIQGLLTYQTVQATSYIIWGGVTDMLMMYNERIELRSMLRRMIGHPKKQREKYEQRNAIKDIHEDSPPVLIVHGDHDQQVNINMAYHLEEHLKKEQVKYKTIYEKGEGHVFRPAVEKETLQQIHSWMDECEQK
- the pckA gene encoding phosphoenolpyruvate carboxykinase (ATP), which gives rise to MAIQSITESTELTNLLNKETTHKQLSRTELYRHILETGEGELTESGAIRMETGKYTGRSPKDKFIVKEEDTEQDIDWGSVNQPISEHYFLNLYDQVIDYLNQKSQLYVFNGYAGADESTRLDLRVINELPWHNLFAQNMFIRPETKEEALNIDPNFTVISAPGFKANPSTDGTNSETFIITSFKHRVILIGGTEYAGEMKKGIFSVMNYLLPKKGIMSMHCSANVGYNKDVALFFGLSGTGKTTLSADPNRKLIGDDEHGWNKNGVFNIEGGCYAKTVSLSREKEPQIFDAIRYGTVLENVGVKPCGAVDYEDTSLTENTRAAYPIDFIDNIVTPSIAGHPNTIIFLTADAFGVLPPISKLNKSQAMYHFLSGFTSKLAGTERGVTSPQPVFSTCFGSPFLPLHATKYAELLGQLIDEHDVDVYLVNTGWTGGEYGVGSRMDLKHTRSMIRRAISGEIKNSEFVQDEIFGLSIPTHVSGVPSEILYPRNTWVSSDAYDEKAHKLAKKFKENFSKFGESSMHIQEEGGFLYNG
- the metK gene encoding methionine adenosyltransferase, with amino-acid sequence MPKNRRLFTSESVTEGHPDKIADQISDAILDELLKGDPKARVACETTVTTGMALIAGEISTSTYVDIPKVVRQTVKDIGYTRAKYGYDFQTMAILTAIDEQSADIAQGVDCALEDRDDLTDREIESIGAGDQGLMFGYATNETETYMPLPIYLSHQLSKRLTDVRKDGTLDYLRPDGKTQVTIEYDENDKPVRVDTIVISSQHHEKIDLEQIQQDIKDHVIYPIVPKALLDDETKFFINPTGRFVIGGPQGDAGLTGRKIIVDTYGGYARHGGGCFSGKDPTKVDRSGAYAARYVAKNIVASGLAEKCEVQFAYAIGVAQPVSISVDTFGTGKVGEDVLVEKIRELFDLRPAGIIQMLNLRQPIYKKTAAYGHFGRTDVQLPWEELDKVELLKDLVK
- a CDS encoding nuclease-related domain-containing protein, encoding MGQLEPIHYGLIAAVVIAIIFIILFFIALRQKKKSLSKIQESHEQQSESLKSEHKEKLDHERVENKKVLTKQKEEHQEEISQKEREIDSLKVFSKNEGEYITDRHLLELRDQLVNDRRIRPEDMHIMANIFMPKDPLGKIRQVDHLVLTRTGIYVIDSNLVSGHIYHGITEQQFNDFPVLGQVFETLDLNPNKEQTLLLERQSNKKTAAFHSYTDKVKEVDETTEEIQRQLELKYTPTPIIYFHPHEVSEATISNYSQDPNIKVLVGEKQLQHFFNKFVFHGRFQYSVEDLERIMDEIEKFNP
- a CDS encoding NAD-dependent succinate-semialdehyde dehydrogenase gives rise to the protein MSKKQFEVKNPATGEVVETLNINSEDEINEKIERSFEAFQSFKKTTAHERSALLYKWRELILENVDEIALTMTKESGKPLKESKGEVKYATDYILWFAEEAKRTYGRTIPEHVENKRLIVTRAPVGVVASITPWNFPAAMMTRKAAPALAAGCTFICKPAQDTPLTTMKFVDLAHEAGFDKDVIQYVNGSGKDVGKIFTSHPLISKITYTGSTTVGKQLMEQSSSTLKKITLELGGHAPLIVHEDADIEKAVNGTIASKFRNAGQTCVCANRIYVHESIKDDFEKALKSAVNDLKVGNGEDETTDIGPVINVDGFEKIKSHIEDAESKGARIVTGGESYKDGGYFITPTVLSDVTDDMKIMEEETFGPVAPIQTYKNLDDVIRKANDTPFGLAAYFFTENYSTGVQLYENLDYGVVGWNDGGPSAAHIPFGGMKESGFGREGGSEGIEPYLETKVVSILV
- a CDS encoding aldo/keto reductase — translated: MAQKLIEFYNGNTIPALGLGTYRVENNDECRASVEHAIKSGYRHIDTAKVYENEEKVGQGIKDGLEATGLKREDLFITTKLWMADFGRENVQKAYETSLEKLGLDYVDLYLIHWPGQDKDLIIETWKAMEVLYNEGKVKNIGVSNFNVDHLENLLQETSIKPVINQIECHPYLIQKELRTYLEAQKIVAQSWSPLMNGQILEDEVVKEIADELGKTPAQVIIRWNIDENIVVIPKSVTPSRIEENINVFDFELSEDQLSRLNALNKDERIGPDPGEFTGK